A genomic segment from Xyrauchen texanus isolate HMW12.3.18 chromosome 21, RBS_HiC_50CHRs, whole genome shotgun sequence encodes:
- the dcun1d5 gene encoding DCN1-like protein 5 isoform X3 yields the protein MCTGSDDVVGPESMEKFCEDFGVEPENIVMLVLAWKLEAINMGFFTKEEWIKGMTSLQCDCTERLQGKLDYLRSQLNDPVIFKSIYRYAFDFARDKDQRSLDMDTAKSMLALLLGRTWSLFPVFHQFLEQSKYKVMNKDQWYNVLEFSRTVNADLSNYDEDGAWPVMLDEFVEWHKVKIAL from the exons ATGTGTACAGGGTCAGATGATGTCGTTGGACCAGAGAGCATGGAGAAGTTTTGTGAGGACTTCGGCGTGGAGCCAGAAAAT ATTGTAATGTTAGTGTTAGCCTGGAAGCTTGAAGCAATAAATATGGGATTTTTCACTAAAGAAGAATGGATAAAGGGAATGACCTCACTACA ATGTGACTGCACAGAGAGGTTACAAGGCAAATTGGATTATTTGCGCTCTCAACTGAATGACCCGGTTATATTTAAGAGCATTTATAGATATGCCTTTGACTTTGCCAGG GATAAAGATCAGCGCAGTCTTGATATGGACACGGCAAAATCCATGCTGGCGCTGCTCCTCGGACGGACGTGGTCCCTGTTCCCTGTCTTTCATCAATTTCTGGAG caATCAAAGTATAAAGTAATGAACAAGGATCAGTGGTACAACGTCTTAGAATTTAGCCGCACAGTTAACGCAGACCTCAGCAATTACGATGAAGATGGAGCCT GGCCAGTGATGCTGGATGAGTTTgtggaatggcataaggtcaaAATTGCATTATAG
- the dcun1d5 gene encoding DCN1-like protein 5 isoform X2, giving the protein MPVKKKRKSSGSEDPSIRKCKITSYCRTQTPGRLLNPEDHFSSKKCLAWFYEYAGSDDVVGPESMEKFCEDFGVEPENIVMLVLAWKLEAINMGFFTKEEWIKGMTSLQCDCTERLQGKLDYLRSQLNDPVIFKSIYRYAFDFARDKDQRSLDMDTAKSMLALLLGRTWSLFPVFHQFLEQSKYKVMNKDQWYNVLEFSRTVNADLSNYDEDGAWPVMLDEFVEWHKVKIAL; this is encoded by the exons ATGCCTGTGAAAAAGAAGAGAAAGTCATCCGGTTCAGAAGACCCCAGTATCAGAAAGTGTAAAATCACCAG TTACTGTAGGACACAAACTCCAGGTCGACTGCTAAACCCAGAGGATCACTTCTCTAGCAAGAAATGTCTTGCCTGGTTTTACGAATATGCAG GGTCAGATGATGTCGTTGGACCAGAGAGCATGGAGAAGTTTTGTGAGGACTTCGGCGTGGAGCCAGAAAAT ATTGTAATGTTAGTGTTAGCCTGGAAGCTTGAAGCAATAAATATGGGATTTTTCACTAAAGAAGAATGGATAAAGGGAATGACCTCACTACA ATGTGACTGCACAGAGAGGTTACAAGGCAAATTGGATTATTTGCGCTCTCAACTGAATGACCCGGTTATATTTAAGAGCATTTATAGATATGCCTTTGACTTTGCCAGG GATAAAGATCAGCGCAGTCTTGATATGGACACGGCAAAATCCATGCTGGCGCTGCTCCTCGGACGGACGTGGTCCCTGTTCCCTGTCTTTCATCAATTTCTGGAG caATCAAAGTATAAAGTAATGAACAAGGATCAGTGGTACAACGTCTTAGAATTTAGCCGCACAGTTAACGCAGACCTCAGCAATTACGATGAAGATGGAGCCT GGCCAGTGATGCTGGATGAGTTTgtggaatggcataaggtcaaAATTGCATTATAG
- the dcun1d5 gene encoding DCN1-like protein 5 isoform X1 — protein MDSLPKVRPSHPIPSSIMPVKKKRKSSGSEDPSIRKCKITSYCRTQTPGRLLNPEDHFSSKKCLAWFYEYAGSDDVVGPESMEKFCEDFGVEPENIVMLVLAWKLEAINMGFFTKEEWIKGMTSLQCDCTERLQGKLDYLRSQLNDPVIFKSIYRYAFDFARDKDQRSLDMDTAKSMLALLLGRTWSLFPVFHQFLEQSKYKVMNKDQWYNVLEFSRTVNADLSNYDEDGAWPVMLDEFVEWHKVKIAL, from the exons TGAGACCAAGTCATCCCATCCCAAGTTCCATTATGCCTGTGAAAAAGAAGAGAAAGTCATCCGGTTCAGAAGACCCCAGTATCAGAAAGTGTAAAATCACCAG TTACTGTAGGACACAAACTCCAGGTCGACTGCTAAACCCAGAGGATCACTTCTCTAGCAAGAAATGTCTTGCCTGGTTTTACGAATATGCAG GGTCAGATGATGTCGTTGGACCAGAGAGCATGGAGAAGTTTTGTGAGGACTTCGGCGTGGAGCCAGAAAAT ATTGTAATGTTAGTGTTAGCCTGGAAGCTTGAAGCAATAAATATGGGATTTTTCACTAAAGAAGAATGGATAAAGGGAATGACCTCACTACA ATGTGACTGCACAGAGAGGTTACAAGGCAAATTGGATTATTTGCGCTCTCAACTGAATGACCCGGTTATATTTAAGAGCATTTATAGATATGCCTTTGACTTTGCCAGG GATAAAGATCAGCGCAGTCTTGATATGGACACGGCAAAATCCATGCTGGCGCTGCTCCTCGGACGGACGTGGTCCCTGTTCCCTGTCTTTCATCAATTTCTGGAG caATCAAAGTATAAAGTAATGAACAAGGATCAGTGGTACAACGTCTTAGAATTTAGCCGCACAGTTAACGCAGACCTCAGCAATTACGATGAAGATGGAGCCT GGCCAGTGATGCTGGATGAGTTTgtggaatggcataaggtcaaAATTGCATTATAG
- the dcun1d5 gene encoding DCN1-like protein 5 isoform X4, with protein MEKFCEDFGVEPENIVMLVLAWKLEAINMGFFTKEEWIKGMTSLQCDCTERLQGKLDYLRSQLNDPVIFKSIYRYAFDFARDKDQRSLDMDTAKSMLALLLGRTWSLFPVFHQFLEQSKYKVMNKDQWYNVLEFSRTVNADLSNYDEDGAWPVMLDEFVEWHKVKIAL; from the exons ATGGAGAAGTTTTGTGAGGACTTCGGCGTGGAGCCAGAAAAT ATTGTAATGTTAGTGTTAGCCTGGAAGCTTGAAGCAATAAATATGGGATTTTTCACTAAAGAAGAATGGATAAAGGGAATGACCTCACTACA ATGTGACTGCACAGAGAGGTTACAAGGCAAATTGGATTATTTGCGCTCTCAACTGAATGACCCGGTTATATTTAAGAGCATTTATAGATATGCCTTTGACTTTGCCAGG GATAAAGATCAGCGCAGTCTTGATATGGACACGGCAAAATCCATGCTGGCGCTGCTCCTCGGACGGACGTGGTCCCTGTTCCCTGTCTTTCATCAATTTCTGGAG caATCAAAGTATAAAGTAATGAACAAGGATCAGTGGTACAACGTCTTAGAATTTAGCCGCACAGTTAACGCAGACCTCAGCAATTACGATGAAGATGGAGCCT GGCCAGTGATGCTGGATGAGTTTgtggaatggcataaggtcaaAATTGCATTATAG